From the Clarias gariepinus isolate MV-2021 ecotype Netherlands chromosome 3, CGAR_prim_01v2, whole genome shotgun sequence genome, one window contains:
- the LOC128519145 gene encoding adhesion G protein-coupled receptor E1-like yields the protein MVNNAKLNINECTTDKVICGSDATCHNAPGSYYCTCVSGFVASNGQQQFTETQGVSCNDINECEKNNCSDNSQCKNTLGSYYCTCKPGFVSSNGQEKFKAIQGVTCNGNVFFGHRST from the exons ATGGTGAACAATGCAAAGCTCA ATATTAATGAGTGTACTACAGACAAAGTCATCTGTGGCTCTGATGCTACATGCCATAACGCCCCTGGTTCCTATTACTGCACGTGTGTTTCTGGTTTTGTGGCGAGCAACGGACAGCAGCAGTTTACTGAAACTCAAGGTGTTTCATGCAACG ACATCAACGAGTGTGAGAAAAACAATTGTAGTGATAATTCTCAGTGCAAAAACACTCTTGGCTCATATTACTGCACATGTAAGCCAGGTTTTGTGAGCAGCAATGGACAGGAAAAATTTAAAGCAATCCAAGGGGTTACCTGCAATGGTAATGTGTTCTTTGGTCATCGTTCTACTTAA